The region TTTGCAAAAATATTACAATCAGAATAGAGCTACTGGTGTTATATACGATCCTAAGAATTTTTGTAAAATTTTATACATAGCCACTTATAATGAAAGCACAAAAATAGGATCGGTTTATCAAATGGGGGTAAATGAAACCAATGGGGCAATAATAACTGGTACAGAAAAAAAATACACAGGGTTTGGTAAAATTAAAGCCATGGCATGGAAACCATTTATTGTCAGGTAATCCATCTTATCCCGATATGCTACAAAGGTATCGGGATAAAATAATAAGTAATTAATAACAAAAAACAATAAAACTAAATAAATGAAAAAGTTTATAATTTCAGTGATAATGTGTTCTGCTGCAATTGCAGTTAGTGCACAAGATTTTACCATTAAAGGAAAAATTAAAGGACAAGGCAACGAGCAAATAATTGTTCCCGGGCCTGAAGGAGATATTAAAGTACAAGCAAAAAATGATGTATTTGAATTGAGCGGTAAAGCAGCAGATGAGCCTATCGTTACTCAATTAAGAACAAGTTACGATCGCAACATCTATTTAGGTGGAGGTAAAACAGGGATGTATATGCCAGCTCCAGGTTTAGAAATTGTCCTTAGTAAAGGAGCAAATATTACTGTCAATGGTAATGTAGAGGAACTGCATCTGGCGGAAGTAACAGGCGATATCCATAATGACGGTTTTACAAAACTAAGAAAATTACAAGCCAAAAACATAAAAGAAATGATGGCGCTTCAACAGCAATTCACAGAAATACGTATGATGGGTATTAAAGAAGAAACCGAGAAACATATAAAAAAGATGATGGCCAACCGAAAGGCTATTGAAGATGGTAAAAATGCTTTTATTAAAGAAAATCCCGATTTACTTGCCAGTATTTATTACTTAAATCAAACATCCAAAAGTTATTCTGAAAACGAGTTGGAACAGGCATTCAATGCCTTGTCTCCAACATACAAAAATACCAGATATGGTCAGGGTATAAAATCTAAGATCGAGGCCAATAAAATAATAAGTGATGGTGGTGCGATGCCTGATTTTACTAAACCTGATGTAAATGGAAAGCTGGTTAAACTTTCAGATTTTAAAGGAAAATATGTACTGTTAGATTTTTGGGGTAGCTGGTGTGGCCCGTGTCGTGCCGCTAATCCTCATTTAAAAGAATTATATGCTAAATACAAATCGTTAGGTTTTGAAATTTTAGGTGTTGCAAGTGAAAAGGTTCAAAGTCAGACTATAGCTGAAAAAAATTGGAAAGGAGCTATTGAAAAAGATGGCTTAACCTGGACAAATGTTATTAACAACGAAATTAATCTAAAACAGGATGTTGTTGAAATGTATAGTATAGAGGCATATCCTACACAAATTTTATTAGATAAAGAAGGACGATTAGTTAAACGTTGGAAAGGCGCCGGGCACGAAGAACTAGATCAAACATTAAAAGAAATATTTAAACAATAAATAGATATGATACCATTAAAAAAAATATATTCCTTTTATCTAAGTCTTATTCTTTTCTTTTTCGCATCAGCTGTCTTACAGGCACAATCGGAGAAATCAATTGCTGTTTACGGACATGTTCAGAATCTAAACCCGGAGATTTTTAAAAAATACAATAAAATCTGGTTGTATGAAGGAATTGGGAATCAAAGAAAACTTATCGATTCAGCAGTAGTAAATGAGCAGGGAGATTTCAAACTAAAAACGAATAAAAAACAAACGTTATATTCCTTAGATATTTTAAAATGGCAGACCGCATCTTTTTGGGCCGATGCAGATGTAAAAGTTTTGGCTCGTGGTTATGATACGTCTAAATTTAAAATGAAAAATTCTGGTTTTGTTGAGCTGCAAAGTGGTTCTAAAGCAACTCGAATTATTAATGCGGCGGATTACAATCAATATCTTGCTTCCGAAGAAATGAAAATATTGAATGATGAATGGCTTGTGGCAAATCGTACGGCACAGCAAGATTCAACCTGGAGAAAATACATAAAGAGTGACGGGTTTATCAAAAAATCAGGAGAATTTAACAGACTTCGTTTGGAAAAATTTATTGAAGTTAACTCCGATAGCCCGGCCATCGCTTATTTACTGAGTTTGTACCCTACTGATGCCGATAGTGCGTTTTTTGAATCAAACATACAGCAGGCACTTAAAAAATATCCGCAATCCGAAAATCTGAAATATCTGGATAAGGAGTACCAAACCAAAAAAAATATTAGAAATTCATTAAAAAATAAAAGTCAAATACCTGCATTTGCCTATCCTTCTCCTAATGGAGATGTAATTAACATAGAGTCTTTTAAAGGTAAATATGTTCTGATTGACTTTTGGGCAAGCTGGTGCGGTCCCTGCAGAAAAGCTATTCCTGCAGTAAAAGAGCTTTACGCTAAATATAAAGACAAAGGATTCGACGTGCTGAGTGTTTCCGTAGATTCTAATGAAGAGGCATGGCGCAAAGCTATGGCACAAGAAAATATGCCTTGGCCACAAGTGTTAAGTCCTGATAAAGAAAAGACACTAAAAGAATTTATGATTGTGGGTATACCAACCTTATTTTTAATTGACAGAGAAGGTAAAATAATTCAGAAATTTACTGGTTTCAGCGAATCCTTAAAAGACCAGTTAGCTAAAGCAATTGAAAGTGAAAAGTAAAAAAATAGCATTTTTTCTACTGAAAAAAATATTTGTATTGCTGCTGTTAATCCACAGCGTTTTAACAGCACAGAATACAGAAAATCAGAACAAAATCGTCAAAAAAGTTTTAGAACAGTCATATCCTGCAGCTGTAAAACTGTGGGGTATTGATAGTTTAAACTTAAAACAAAACAGCCCGCAGTTTTCGGGTGTCGTGGTGACAAAGGAAGGAATTATTTTAACTGCAGCTCATGCAATTCATCCGGGTAATTTTTACAGGGTACATTTTCCTGATGGAAAAACGGTGAAAGCTAAAGCTATGGGAAGAATGGGAATTAAATCGATGCAGGGGAGACCGGATATAGGAATGCTTAAAATAATTGATCCGGGAGCTTATCCTTTTGCAGAAATGGGCTGGTCTGACAGCATGAGTACTAATAATTTGTGTGTCAGTATAGCTTATCCAACAACACTCAATCAAGATATTCCAACAATACGTGTAGGCAAAATAGCAACAGTACTGGATCCATGGGGATTCATGGTTTCAACCTGCAAAATGGAACCTGGAGATTCTGGAGGTCCGCTTTTTGATAACTTGGGAAGAGTAATTGCAATTCACAGTCGTATAGCTGTAGATGAAGATATTAATTACGAATCGCCTGTCAACCTTTTTAGAGAATATTGGGAATATCTACTACAGCCGGTCAATTATGCGGAACTGCCTTCAGATAAACTGCAGTTTGCACCTGATACTTTAAATAATAAACTTATAGATAATGATAATCTAATTGTTATTCCTCATAACTTAGCTGTAAAAGGGATAGCTGAAATAGTAAGTAAGGCCGATAAGACCAAAGTAATAGCTTTTGGCACTCTCATTAAACCCGAGAATAAAACAGGAAAATTTACATGGATTGTTACCAAAAACAGTCTGCTCACAAGCGCTGTTTTAGTTAAAATTGACGGTAAATTTCACGATACAAAAATTTTTGCCACCAGTATTTCGAATGATTTAGCGTTGCTAAAAATTAATAAAACAAATAAAGAAGAAATTTCCAAAACTAAGGTTGTTGACTCATTTGAAAATCCTGGAACAACCCTTGTCAGTTTTTTAAGTGATAATAAAAATGAATTAAGTTCATTAGGATCTAGAGTCTTTGAATTTAAGACCAAACCTGCTAAAGGTTACTTTGGTGCAGGTGCCAATTTTATTAAAGGAAATATAACTATTACGAGTTTAGGCCCAGATAGTCCAGCAGCAAAAGCAGGTCTCAAGGTACAGGATCAGGTTAAATTTATTAACGGAATTGCTGTTATTAAACCTGAAGATTATGGTAGGGAATTAATGCAGTATGTGGTTGGAGATACTATTTCGATAAAGGGATTAAGAAACGGAGAAGAGTTTGATTATACTGTAGTATTAGGAGAATTTCCTTTAAGTGATCATCCTTCTAATAAATTTCAGGGTGGTAGAAGTGAACGATTTGATAATTTTGAATCTGTTTTTGCCCATGATGCAAAGTTGCAACCTTATCAATGTGGAGGACCTGTTTTTAAAATTGACGGAACTTTTATGGGAATTAATATAGCCCGGTTCAGTCGCACTTGTTCTCTGGCAATACCCGCTGAGGTGATTTTTAATTTTGTGGAATCCTCTTTAAATACTGAAATTTAATTTGCCTTAAAGAAAACGGCTGTCTCACTATATTCCCCCATTGGTTTAGACGAGTATATAATTAAATTTGGCAATGATGAGCTCGATATTGTATTGAGCTCATCCTTTTTAGGTTATGTTTTGTTCTTTCATAATTGTAATAAGCAATAAATTTATTTTTGCTAACGAGTTAATAGTTTTAAAATCAAACACTTTAACTGTACCTAGCGGTTTCCAATTTAATCTTTATATTTGATAATTAAACTAATAAAATGAGCGAAAAAACTAAACCGTATGCCTTAATAACAGGCGCAAGTAAAGGCATTGGAAAATCTATTGCTTATGAATTGGCTGAACAGGGTTATTCACTATTACTTGTTGCAAGAAGTGAAGAGGAATTAAAAGCGCTATCCGATGAACTTGAAGTTAAATACGGCATCAAAGCTTTTATTTTTTCAATTGATCTGTCTACAAGTGGCGCATCACAAAAAGTAACCGATTGGATAAAAATCAGTAATTATCCAGTTGGAGTTCTGATTAATAATGCAGGTTATGGTGTGTGGGGAGATTTTAGCGAGTCTTCTCTAAGTGATCAGCTTGGCATGATGCAGCTTAATATGAATGTAGTTGTAGAACTTTCGCATTTATTAGTACCTATACTTTCACAAGAAAAACAAGCTTACATTTTAAATATTGCGAGTACTGCCGCATACCAGGCTGTACCTACGCTGGCTATTTACTCCGCTACAAAGGCTTTTGTTTTATCGTTTACGCGTGCTTTGCGTTTCGAACTTGCAAAAACTTCAATTTCAGTAACCTGTTTTAGTCCGGGGCCAGTTGATACGGGTTTTGCTGCAAGAGCAGGTTTAAGCGCTTTAAATAAAATGGCTGAAAAGTTTAATATGCAGCCTGATGAAGTTGCAAAGATTGCAGTAAAAGCTATGTTCAACAAAAAATCAGAAGTTATTCCGGGTTTTACCAATATCATTTCGGTGTACGCCAATCGTGTACTGCCAAAGGCATTTATCGAAAAAACTGCAGCTGGGATTTATAAAATTTAAATTTTTTAGAAAAAAAAATAAAAAAATATTCTTTGTAAATGAGAAATTATATTACATTTGCCTAAATATCTACTAATTCTATAGAGTATGTCAAATAAAAGAAATATGTTTAATTTATCTGAAAGCCGAATGCACGCAAACATGCTAATGTTTTGTTGCTGTTGTTGTTGCATGCTGTCGGATAAAATTACAAACACTATTATTTCATTTATTAAATCTATATTATCATGGTATCTTCTTATAAAACCTTTACCCTTACTGAGCAATTAACTAATGAGCAAATTGCCTTTTTTAACGAATATGGCTTTATCCATTTCAAAAAATTTATAAATCCGGAAACTGTTTCATCCATCATTGATGCCTCGAAAGAAGTGGAGCAACATTGGATTGAAAACGATCTTCAAAAAATAAACGGTGTTCCAATTAAATACGGAAAAGATTTAGATGGCTCTGCTATTGTACAGCGTTTTGCTTTTATCAATCAACATCATCAAACCTTAAGCGGTCTTTTACTTGATCCAAGATTTAATGGTTTATTACCATTGGCAGGTGATGGCGCAAGATTAGGAACGGAAGAAAAAGACGGAATGGTTTTTAATCATTACATCAATGGACCGGAAAGCAAGTTTACTAAAATGGGCTGGCATACAGATGGTTTGAGAGATATTTTTTATGGTGCAAAATTGAATCCGATGCTAAATGTGGGTATTCACTTAAGCACTTTAAAACCTGAAAACGGCGGGCTTAAAATTATTCCGGGTACTCACAAGCAAAGTATTTATCAAATGCTTTTCCGTAAAAAATACTTTTTGGATAATAAGCCCGATTCAGAGGAAATTTCCATCAATCCGGAAGCTGGGGATTTAACTATTCACGATGGACGTTTGTGGCACAGAGTTGCAGAATCATCTATTCGTGGTGAAGAAAGTAGAAGAAGAGTTATATATATCCCAATTATAGCAGGAAAGTATGCCCCTAAAAATGAAAACAGTCCAACGGTTTTCTATCAACGTTTTGCAGGTATTGTTAAATAATTATGCTAATTATTATCGCATTTAGTTATCTGGTTAGATCAGGTAAACTAAAAAGTACCACCGATTTTTTTAAAAATACGCAGAGAAGAATAAAAGTAAAAATTGCAAAACTAGAATTGGCAATACTATCTGGGATTCAAATATTGAGCTGATAATGGGAAAAAAAACAAAGGCTGAAGATTATAATATAATCGCACAAAGAACATTTTCAGACCGTAAGCGAACTAATATTTTAAAAAAATCGGAACAGTCAGCAATTGTATTTTTGCTTCCAAAGGTGCCTAAATTCATTTCGCCAAACTTACTCACTTTAATTGGTACACTTGGTTCGGGGTTCGTTTTTTTAGCTTTTGTTTTAGGAACTTATGTAGCAAATTGGTATTTACTTTTTGGTATTATCGGGTTGGCTATAAATTGGCTGGGCGATTCTTTAGACGGAAGATTGGCTTATTATAGAAATATTCCGCGTCGCTGGTATGGTTTTGCGCTCGATATTATTGCTGATTGGATTGGTATTGTACTTATTGGCTTTGGTTACTACATATATGCTGAAAATGACACACAATTAGTAGCCTTTGCTTTTGTTTCATTCTATGGCTGGTCTATAATCATTAGTCAGTTACGTTATAAAATTACAAACCAATACAGTATAGATTCTGGTTTTGTAGGCCCAACTGAACTTAGATTTATTATTGCTTTAATTTTAATCATAGAAGTTTTATTGCACGGATCCATTGCTTATTTGGCTGGCTTAATCACTGTTCTGTTATTTGTGATTAATATTATAGACAGCATAAAACTTTTACAATTGGGTGATTTAAAAGATAAAGACCAAGACTGAAATGTTCAGGAAAGAAGCTGTTTTCACTTTCCTGCGGGCACAAGTTTCTGCATTTTTAGGCGGCCTAACCGATTATGTCCTAATGGTTCTATTAACAGAAGTATTTAAACTGCATTTCAGCTTTTCTATCCTAATCTCTGGAATCGTTGGAGCAATTATCAATTTCAGCATCAATAGATTTTGGGTGTTTAAAAATCAATGTAGTTATAATAGCCGCGTCAATAGTCAGCTTTTTAAATTTGCATTGGTTGTATTGGGAAGCATTTCCTTAAAATCATTCGGCACCCTTGTTTTACAAAAAGTATTTCAAATCGATTACAGAATCGGCAGATTAATCACCGATAGTTTTGTTTCTTATGGATTTAATTACCCGCTGATTAAATATTGGGTTTTTAGAACAAACAAGAAGCAGGATCCAGTCGATTAAAATTAGTTTATAAATGTTTTATCATGAATAAAAGATCATTTAAATATTTTACAAAATCACTTATCGTTATAACGATTCTACTGAATATAATTTCTGGAAATCTGCTGGCACAATCCAAAAATCCTTCACCATTAAATTTTCCAACACCCAAAAACATAGATCATATGCTGTTTTACATTCAGCGGGATCCAAATATAAATACCGCCATTTATGCAGTAAACTATCAGGAAAATGGAAAAATAAATCAGAGCAATCCCATAAAAGCGTACTGGATTCGATATGCTGAGAAAGGAGAGAAAAAAGAGTTTAATTATATGCAACGTAAATTTGCCTACGGAATAGAAAGTAAAACCCTAAATAATGAGGAGTTTGAGCTCTTGTTTGTTTCGTATAAAAAGTTACCCTTAATCTTGAAAAAACTAGATTCAGATCAAAAGTATCATGTTTTTGCAAATGTAAATCAGAAAAAAATACAGGTAGAAAAAATATTTGTACGTATTGAGGGCGGTTCTTTTTGGTTGCCAAATGTAAAATATGCCGAGGTTACTGGAATTGATACTGCCTCAAATAAAACAATTACTGAAAGAATGTTGTTGTAATGAGTTGGCTAAATGACTTTTATATCTAAGTTTAAAATACTAAGACAAAAAAATCCCATTTCGTAAGAAGTGGGATTTTAGTTTTGCGACCCCGACGGGACAAATTTCAACATTTTTTTTGGATGATTTGAAGAAATTGGCTTTCTATATGTAGTGTCTGTCTTCCATTGGCTATGTAAATTTGGTTCAGATGTCCTGTTGGGGATTGAAGGAGATGTGCCTTCAAAAAACAAATCGCTAACCTCTTTTATTAAAACCGCCTTATCTTTTTGTGGCAAAATTAGAGGTAACTTCACCGTCCTACTGATACTCCTATGACAGCAATAGCAAGAACAATTAAAATCAATATAAAAGAGTTATTAAAAGAATTGGAAATACCTAAATTGCAAGAGCCGGAAAATTTTTATTTATCATAAACCTTCAAAACCAATCACAAATGAAAACATTAACCAAAGAAATGCAGGCCGCAATAACTCCTTCCAAGGCTTTAGAGCTTTTAAAAGAAGGAAACCAGAGATTTGTAAGCAACCTGAAAATAAACCGTAATCTTCTGCAGCAGGCCAATGAAACTTCAGACGGACAGCATCCTTTCGCTGTAATTCTGAGCTGTATAGACAGCCGAACTTCTGCCGAATTAATTTTCGACCAGGGACTTGGCGATATTTTCAGTGTGCGTATTGCCGGAAACATTATCAATGAGGACATTTTAGGCAGCATGGAGTTTGGCTGTAAAGTGGCAGGTTCAAAAATAATTGTAGTATTAGGCCATACAAAATGCGGAGCTGTAAAAGGTGCCTGTGACCATGTTGAAATGGGTAACCTCACAGCGCTGCTGACCAAAATAAGACTGGCAGTTGATGATGAAACCCAGACCAAAGAAAACCGCAATTCAGGCAATGCTGCTTTTGTAGAGAATGTGTCTGTCATTAATGTTAAACGTACCGTTTCATCGATAATGCAGCGCAGTCCGATATTGAAAGAAATGATTGAAAACGGAGAAATTGGAATTGTTGGAGGATCACACGACATTACTACAGGTGAAGTGACATTTTTTCCTGAAACTATTAAATTCGGATCGTAAAAAGTAAGGACAGCAGATTCTCTCAATACTGAAAATAAGCAGTGCGAAAAAAGGGCATTCATCGTAGATTAAAATGACATTTTTTCATAGTGAATAATGAAAAAATGTCAGAATTAGCCCCTGGCATATTATTTGTTTTTTTCTTGGTGCACACCTTTGTGCAAGTTCAAAAATTTATTGTATAACAATTTTAAAAATTACTGTTATGAATCTTATTAAAAGAAATGGAGGCCATATGCCGGCTTTCCAACGTTTGTTTTTTGATGATGTTTTTGGCCGCGATCTTTTCAATTGGGAAAACAACAATTTTTCAACCACAAGCACCACACTGCCTTCAGTGAATATTAAGGAAACTGACGAAAATTATGAAGTGGAGGTTGCCGCTCCCGGTATGAGCAAGGATGACTTCAAGGTTACCCTTGATAATGGACAGCTGCTTATTTCTTCGTCTAAACAGGAACATGTAAATCAAGAGGAAGAAAATTACACCCGCAGAGAGTTCAGTTATCAATCTTTCCAGAGAAGTTTTATACTGCCTAAAAATGTAGTGGACGAAGATAGAATTCGTGCCCGTTACGAAAATGGAATTTTACTGCTGTCGATTCCAAAACTGGAACAGGCCAGACAAAAGTCACCAAGGATGATAGAGATTTCTTAAAAATTTTTATCAATTTTTTATTGAAAGCTGCCCCCATAAAGGCAGCTTTCTTGATAATAATTTAAAAATATGCTGTCACAATTATTCTCGGGGATAGCTGTGCTTTCCCTTATTGTCTTATTGTTGATTTTATTGCTTCGACGTTTAAAGCAGCCTTACTTTATCGCTTACATAGCGGCCGGTGTACTTTTAGGTCCTCAGGTATTTAATATTATTCACAAACCTGATGTGATATCAGAACTTGGTGAGATAGGTATCATTATTATGATGTTTTCTATAGGAAGCGAGATTGACCTTCAATACCTCACGCGTAATTTTTACAAGCCGCTGATGATTTCAGTTGTTCAGATTTTGCTTAGTTTTATCTGCATGTATTTTGTAGGATCATATGCAGGATGGGAAATTACAACAATTGTACTGACTGCTTTTACAATCAGCATCAGTAGTTCGGCAATTGTATTTCAGTATCTGACCAGAACAGGCGAAATTAAAAGTCAGCTCGGCATGATTACCTGCGGTGTATTATTAATACAGGATATATTGGTTATACCTATGATACTGGTATTGAATTTTATGTCAGGTGCCGCTGTATCATTAGTCCAATTGATAAAAGTATGCGCAGGAGGTGTATTAATGATTCTTTTTTTGAAAGGGGCTCTGACTAAAAAACTTTTTAAAATTCCGATGCAGAAAGAGATTACTGCTGACCATGAACTGCAGGTTTTTATCGGCTTTAGTATTTGTTTCACAATGGCCTGGATCAGCGGATGGTTTGGCTTGTCTACTGCTTTTGGTGCTTTTGCTTCAGGAATATTGATCGGGCATGATAAGGCAACGCACTGGCTGGGCAGTTCCCTTATTCCTTTTAGGGTATTTTTTATGGCTTTCTTTTTCTTAGCTGTAGGACTACAGTTAGATATTAATTTTTTTATTCAAAATGCAGGTACAATTATATTGATTTCATTTTCAGTACTCTTTATAAGCAGCCTGATCAATACCATTCTTTTTAAACTGACTAAGAACTCCTGGCGAGACAGTTTATATGCAGGGGCACTCTTATCGCAGATAGGGGAATTCAGTTTTATTTTAATGACCATGGCAGCTTCTTTAAAATTAGTAGAAAATTATACGTATCAAATAACATTGGCTGTAATTACTTCAACTATGATGCTGACTACAATCTGGCTTATGATTATTCAGCAGCTAATTTACAGGCTAAAATAGAAAGGAAAGGTTGTTTTTTCTTTTGACCCTGCAGGACTGTAATTTCTTTTTCCGAGAATTGTTTTTTTTATAAGGCCCAAAGAAAAAATATGTCAGTGATGAATTGATTGTGAACGGCCTGTCTAAGATAATATGAAATCCTATTAGCATCATAATTTATACTATGATTGACAGTGTTTGTTTTTTAGGAGCTTTTCCCGCTATACGTTGCGATCTTTTGTGCCTAACGCCGGCGAAAAATGATTTCACTGCACACGAGCGAAGCGAACTGGTGAAGCAGTCAGGCTAGGGCTGCTCAGGTGCCCTTTTTGTCTTGGAGAACTGCAATTCAAAACCAATTGTTGTACTTCTAATCAATAACCAATCACCTTTTTATACTGATGCAATAGAACATAGCCTGCGGCGGCTTTTTAGATTAATAAAAAAACAGAAGGTTATAATAAAAAAGGCGCCAATTGCCTTCAATTGGCGCCTTTTGGCTGTGATGAATTTCAACAAAATTTATGGAAGCTTTGAAGAGATTGGCGTATTATATTTAGTGTCTGTCTTTCATTGGCTTTATAAATTTGGTTTGGATGTCCAGTTACGGATTTGTGGAAAATGTAGCATCAAAAAAATAAAATATTATCCTATTTTTAGTAAAACCGCCTTAGCTTTTTTGTGGTAAAATCAGAAGCTACTCCAATATTT is a window of Flavobacterium crocinum DNA encoding:
- a CDS encoding peroxiredoxin family protein, which gives rise to MKKFIISVIMCSAAIAVSAQDFTIKGKIKGQGNEQIIVPGPEGDIKVQAKNDVFELSGKAADEPIVTQLRTSYDRNIYLGGGKTGMYMPAPGLEIVLSKGANITVNGNVEELHLAEVTGDIHNDGFTKLRKLQAKNIKEMMALQQQFTEIRMMGIKEETEKHIKKMMANRKAIEDGKNAFIKENPDLLASIYYLNQTSKSYSENELEQAFNALSPTYKNTRYGQGIKSKIEANKIISDGGAMPDFTKPDVNGKLVKLSDFKGKYVLLDFWGSWCGPCRAANPHLKELYAKYKSLGFEILGVASEKVQSQTIAEKNWKGAIEKDGLTWTNVINNEINLKQDVVEMYSIEAYPTQILLDKEGRLVKRWKGAGHEELDQTLKEIFKQ
- a CDS encoding TlpA family protein disulfide reductase; protein product: MIPLKKIYSFYLSLILFFFASAVLQAQSEKSIAVYGHVQNLNPEIFKKYNKIWLYEGIGNQRKLIDSAVVNEQGDFKLKTNKKQTLYSLDILKWQTASFWADADVKVLARGYDTSKFKMKNSGFVELQSGSKATRIINAADYNQYLASEEMKILNDEWLVANRTAQQDSTWRKYIKSDGFIKKSGEFNRLRLEKFIEVNSDSPAIAYLLSLYPTDADSAFFESNIQQALKKYPQSENLKYLDKEYQTKKNIRNSLKNKSQIPAFAYPSPNGDVINIESFKGKYVLIDFWASWCGPCRKAIPAVKELYAKYKDKGFDVLSVSVDSNEEAWRKAMAQENMPWPQVLSPDKEKTLKEFMIVGIPTLFLIDREGKIIQKFTGFSESLKDQLAKAIESEK
- a CDS encoding S1C family serine protease; this translates as MKSKKIAFFLLKKIFVLLLLIHSVLTAQNTENQNKIVKKVLEQSYPAAVKLWGIDSLNLKQNSPQFSGVVVTKEGIILTAAHAIHPGNFYRVHFPDGKTVKAKAMGRMGIKSMQGRPDIGMLKIIDPGAYPFAEMGWSDSMSTNNLCVSIAYPTTLNQDIPTIRVGKIATVLDPWGFMVSTCKMEPGDSGGPLFDNLGRVIAIHSRIAVDEDINYESPVNLFREYWEYLLQPVNYAELPSDKLQFAPDTLNNKLIDNDNLIVIPHNLAVKGIAEIVSKADKTKVIAFGTLIKPENKTGKFTWIVTKNSLLTSAVLVKIDGKFHDTKIFATSISNDLALLKINKTNKEEISKTKVVDSFENPGTTLVSFLSDNKNELSSLGSRVFEFKTKPAKGYFGAGANFIKGNITITSLGPDSPAAKAGLKVQDQVKFINGIAVIKPEDYGRELMQYVVGDTISIKGLRNGEEFDYTVVLGEFPLSDHPSNKFQGGRSERFDNFESVFAHDAKLQPYQCGGPVFKIDGTFMGINIARFSRTCSLAIPAEVIFNFVESSLNTEI
- a CDS encoding IS3 family transposase; the protein is MAYYNYERTKHNLKRMSSIQYRAHHCQI
- a CDS encoding SDR family NAD(P)-dependent oxidoreductase is translated as MSEKTKPYALITGASKGIGKSIAYELAEQGYSLLLVARSEEELKALSDELEVKYGIKAFIFSIDLSTSGASQKVTDWIKISNYPVGVLINNAGYGVWGDFSESSLSDQLGMMQLNMNVVVELSHLLVPILSQEKQAYILNIASTAAYQAVPTLAIYSATKAFVLSFTRALRFELAKTSISVTCFSPGPVDTGFAARAGLSALNKMAEKFNMQPDEVAKIAVKAMFNKKSEVIPGFTNIISVYANRVLPKAFIEKTAAGIYKI
- a CDS encoding phytanoyl-CoA dioxygenase family protein gives rise to the protein MVSSYKTFTLTEQLTNEQIAFFNEYGFIHFKKFINPETVSSIIDASKEVEQHWIENDLQKINGVPIKYGKDLDGSAIVQRFAFINQHHQTLSGLLLDPRFNGLLPLAGDGARLGTEEKDGMVFNHYINGPESKFTKMGWHTDGLRDIFYGAKLNPMLNVGIHLSTLKPENGGLKIIPGTHKQSIYQMLFRKKYFLDNKPDSEEISINPEAGDLTIHDGRLWHRVAESSIRGEESRRRVIYIPIIAGKYAPKNENSPTVFYQRFAGIVK
- a CDS encoding CDP-alcohol phosphatidyltransferase family protein; its protein translation is MGKKTKAEDYNIIAQRTFSDRKRTNILKKSEQSAIVFLLPKVPKFISPNLLTLIGTLGSGFVFLAFVLGTYVANWYLLFGIIGLAINWLGDSLDGRLAYYRNIPRRWYGFALDIIADWIGIVLIGFGYYIYAENDTQLVAFAFVSFYGWSIIISQLRYKITNQYSIDSGFVGPTELRFIIALILIIEVLLHGSIAYLAGLITVLLFVINIIDSIKLLQLGDLKDKDQD
- a CDS encoding GtrA family protein gives rise to the protein MFRKEAVFTFLRAQVSAFLGGLTDYVLMVLLTEVFKLHFSFSILISGIVGAIINFSINRFWVFKNQCSYNSRVNSQLFKFALVVLGSISLKSFGTLVLQKVFQIDYRIGRLITDSFVSYGFNYPLIKYWVFRTNKKQDPVD
- a CDS encoding DUF4833 domain-containing protein; translation: MNKRSFKYFTKSLIVITILLNIISGNLLAQSKNPSPLNFPTPKNIDHMLFYIQRDPNINTAIYAVNYQENGKINQSNPIKAYWIRYAEKGEKKEFNYMQRKFAYGIESKTLNNEEFELLFVSYKKLPLILKKLDSDQKYHVFANVNQKKIQVEKIFVRIEGGSFWLPNVKYAEVTGIDTASNKTITERMLL
- a CDS encoding carbonic anhydrase family protein gives rise to the protein MNLQNQSQMKTLTKEMQAAITPSKALELLKEGNQRFVSNLKINRNLLQQANETSDGQHPFAVILSCIDSRTSAELIFDQGLGDIFSVRIAGNIINEDILGSMEFGCKVAGSKIIVVLGHTKCGAVKGACDHVEMGNLTALLTKIRLAVDDETQTKENRNSGNAAFVENVSVINVKRTVSSIMQRSPILKEMIENGEIGIVGGSHDITTGEVTFFPETIKFGS
- a CDS encoding Hsp20/alpha crystallin family protein, with translation MNLIKRNGGHMPAFQRLFFDDVFGRDLFNWENNNFSTTSTTLPSVNIKETDENYEVEVAAPGMSKDDFKVTLDNGQLLISSSKQEHVNQEEENYTRREFSYQSFQRSFILPKNVVDEDRIRARYENGILLLSIPKLEQARQKSPRMIEIS
- a CDS encoding cation:proton antiporter, translating into MLSQLFSGIAVLSLIVLLLILLLRRLKQPYFIAYIAAGVLLGPQVFNIIHKPDVISELGEIGIIIMMFSIGSEIDLQYLTRNFYKPLMISVVQILLSFICMYFVGSYAGWEITTIVLTAFTISISSSAIVFQYLTRTGEIKSQLGMITCGVLLIQDILVIPMILVLNFMSGAAVSLVQLIKVCAGGVLMILFLKGALTKKLFKIPMQKEITADHELQVFIGFSICFTMAWISGWFGLSTAFGAFASGILIGHDKATHWLGSSLIPFRVFFMAFFFLAVGLQLDINFFIQNAGTIILISFSVLFISSLINTILFKLTKNSWRDSLYAGALLSQIGEFSFILMTMAASLKLVENYTYQITLAVITSTMMLTTIWLMIIQQLIYRLK